One stretch of Clavibacter michiganensis DNA includes these proteins:
- a CDS encoding cytochrome ubiquinol oxidase subunit I, with the protein MNELLDPLVLSRWQFGLTTVYHFLFVPLTIGMAFVCALYQTAWVRTGKQHYLRLTRFFGRIFLINFAMGTVTGIVQEFQFGMNWSEYSRFVGDVFGAPLALEGLLAFFLEASFIGVWIFGWDKLPKKLHLASIWVVSIASILSAYFILAANAFMQNPVGYRIDEARGRAELTDIWALLTNKVALAAFPHTIFAAFMCAAAVIISVAAWHLSRNQHLETMMPALRFGMWFMVVSGALTILSGDQLGLAMVQTQPMKMAAAEAHYDTSSGAAASFSLFTWGTPDGSSELFSIRIPYLLSFLSTHTLDGTVQGINDLQAQYVASYGPGDYTPTIWVTYWAFRWMMGFGMAAIGVAVAGLWFTRRGRAITRPWIWKVAIWAAPLPLLAMTVGWIFTEMGRQPWIVFSLLQTSSAVSPNVTGIQVLLSLVAFTVVYGSLAVVEFRLILKAAQKGPEAEQEPDPVTGEVVREASVY; encoded by the coding sequence GTGAACGAGCTCCTCGACCCGCTCGTCCTCTCCCGCTGGCAGTTCGGCCTCACGACCGTCTACCACTTCCTCTTCGTGCCGCTCACGATCGGCATGGCCTTCGTCTGCGCGCTCTACCAGACGGCGTGGGTCCGCACGGGCAAGCAGCACTACCTGCGGCTCACGCGGTTCTTCGGGAGGATCTTCCTCATCAACTTCGCGATGGGCACCGTCACCGGCATCGTGCAGGAGTTCCAGTTCGGCATGAACTGGTCGGAGTACTCCCGCTTCGTCGGCGACGTGTTCGGCGCCCCGCTCGCGCTCGAGGGCCTGCTGGCGTTCTTCCTCGAGGCGTCGTTCATCGGCGTCTGGATCTTCGGCTGGGACAAGCTGCCGAAGAAGCTGCACCTCGCGTCGATCTGGGTGGTCTCGATCGCGTCGATCCTGTCGGCCTACTTCATCCTCGCGGCCAACGCGTTCATGCAGAACCCGGTGGGCTACCGCATCGACGAGGCCAGGGGACGCGCGGAGCTCACCGACATCTGGGCGCTCCTCACCAACAAGGTCGCCCTCGCCGCCTTCCCGCACACGATCTTCGCGGCCTTCATGTGCGCCGCCGCCGTGATCATCTCGGTCGCGGCCTGGCACCTGTCCCGCAACCAGCACCTCGAGACGATGATGCCGGCCCTGCGCTTCGGCATGTGGTTCATGGTCGTCTCCGGCGCGCTCACGATCCTCTCCGGCGACCAGCTCGGCCTCGCCATGGTGCAGACGCAGCCCATGAAGATGGCGGCCGCCGAGGCGCACTACGACACGTCGTCCGGCGCCGCCGCCTCGTTCTCCCTCTTCACGTGGGGCACGCCCGACGGGTCGAGCGAGCTGTTCTCCATCCGGATCCCGTACCTGCTGTCGTTCCTCTCCACGCACACGCTCGACGGCACGGTGCAGGGGATCAACGACCTGCAAGCGCAGTACGTGGCCAGCTACGGCCCCGGCGACTACACGCCCACCATCTGGGTCACCTACTGGGCGTTCCGCTGGATGATGGGCTTCGGCATGGCGGCCATCGGCGTCGCGGTCGCGGGCCTCTGGTTCACCCGCCGCGGCCGGGCCATCACGCGTCCGTGGATATGGAAGGTCGCCATCTGGGCCGCCCCGCTGCCGCTGCTCGCCATGACCGTCGGCTGGATCTTCACGGAGATGGGCCGCCAGCCATGGATCGTGTTCAGCCTGCTGCAGACCTCGTCCGCGGTCTCGCCGAACGTCACCGGGATCCAGGTGCTCCTCTCGCTCGTCGCGTTCACCG